From the genome of Papaver somniferum cultivar HN1 chromosome 2, ASM357369v1, whole genome shotgun sequence, one region includes:
- the LOC113354509 gene encoding uncharacterized protein LOC113354509, whose amino-acid sequence MEGSIDYDPITPELYQRVSSIIHVKEEDVITISCSPMNSGYRCRLLRLLAGQFKIYFKPSRIAIVVASMCSQFCSPGTMGTSRVTKNPKHNSRLLLGCQKIPSTTS is encoded by the exons ATGGAAGGATCAATTGATTATGATCCCATTACTCCTGAACTGTATCAAAGGGTATCTTCAATAATCCATGTGAAAGAGGAAGATGTCATTACCATCTCTTGTTCACCAATGAATTCTGGTTATCGTTGTCGTCTTTTGAGGTTACTGGCAGGGCAGTTCAAAATTTATTTCAAACCTTCAAGG ATTGCCATTGTTGTGGCTAGTATGTGTTCACAATTTTGCTCTCCAGGTACCATG GGTACTTCTCGGGTGACAAAAAATCCCAAGCACAACAGCAGGTTACTTCTAGGGTGCCAAAAAATCCCAAGCACAACATCCTGA